The DNA window GGACATCGCTGTCATCGTCCGGGGGGTCGGTGTATCTGCCGACGCTGACGTTCTCGTGGGATTTCAAAAATTACCTCGACGCGTTCAGCCATTACCAGGACCAGATCATCCGTTCCTTCATCTACGCACTCGTGGCAACGCTGCTGTGTGTGGTGTTAGCCTTCCCCCTGGCCTACGTCATCGCGTTCAAGGCGGGCCGCTACAAGAACCTGATCCTCGGCCTGGTGATCCTGCCGTTCTTCGTGACGTTCCTGATTCGCACGATCGCGTGGAAGACGATCCTGGCGGACGAGGGTTTGGTGGTCAGCGCGTTGGGAGCGATCGGAATGCTGCCCGAGGAGGGCAGGTTGCTTTCGACGAGTTGGGCGGTGATCGGAGGCCTAACCTACAACTGGATCATCTTCATGATCCTGCCGCTGTACGTGAGCCTCGAGAAGATCGACCCGCGGTTGATCGAGGCGTCCAAGGATCTCTACTCGTCGAACGTTCGCAGCTTCACGAAAGTCATTCTGCCGCTGTCTTTGCCCGGTGTGTTGGCAGGAAGCCTGCTGACGTTCATCCCCGCGATCGGCGACTTCATCAACGCCGACTATTTGGGGAGTCCGCAGACCACGATGATCGGAAACGTCATCCAAAAGCAGTTCCTCGTGGTCAAGGACTACCCTGCCGCAGCGGCTCTTAGCCTCATGTTGATGCTCATCATCCTTGGCGGCGTTTTGATGTACACCCGGGCACTCGGCACAGAGGATCTGGTATGACCATCGCCGCCATGGAGTCTGCCACCAGTCCGAAACCGGCCAAAACGGTCAAAGGCGTTCCGCGGTGGGGTGATCTTTTGTTGCGCGCCGCCGCCGGGTTGGTACTGCTCTACCTGTTCGTGCCGATATTCGTCATAATTCTCTTCTCGTTCAACAAGCCCGCAGGCAAGTTCAACTACACGTGGCAGGGCTTCACGCTGGACAACTGGGCGGACCCGTTCAAGTATCCGCCGCTGACCGAGGCGCTGAAGCTGAGCCTCAACGTCGCCGCCGTCTCCACGGCGATCGCGCTGGTGCTCGGCACCTTGGTGGCCATCGCCCTTGTGCGACAACGCTGGCGGGGTAAGACCGCCGTCGACACCTTCATCATCATTCCGCTCACCGCGCCGGAAGTCGTGATGGGTGCGGCGCTGCTGACGCTGTTTCTCGACCTCGGGTGGGCTGCGGGCTATACGACCATCCTGATCGCCCACATCGCCTTCGAGGTCAGCTTCATCGCGATGACCGTGCGGGCCCGGGTGCGAGGGTTCGACTGGACGCTCGAGGACGCGTCGTTGGACCTGGGCGCCAGTCCGCTGCGCACATTCGTCAAAGTGACGCTGCCGCTGATCATTCCGGGCATCGTCGCGGCTGCGATGCTGTCGTTCGCCCTGTCGCTGGACGACTTCATCATCACCTACTTCGTCAGCGGATCGGCAGTGACCTACCCGCTATACGTGAACGCTGCCGTCAAGGCCGCGGTGCCGCCCCAGATCAATGTGCTGGCAACCGCGATCCTGGTGATCAGCCTGATTCTGCTTGCAGCGGGAACGTTGCTGCGGCGCAAGAGGTTCGAAGGCTGACTACAACGTCACCGTCACCGATACGCGGCCGGCTGCGTCGCGGTTGGCGACGGCGTGGCCGGTGCGGTCACGCCCGTCCAACTTCAGCAGGGTGATCGGACCGCCGTCGCCGAGGAAATTGCGCCACCATGTCTTTTTGTCCGGCGACATGACGTTGATGACGATCTTGTCGCCGGAGCGCCGGTAGCCGATCGGAGTCTGGATCGTCTTGCCCGAGCGGCGCCCCACGTATCGGATGTTGATCATGGCTTTGCGGACCACGCCTCCGACGACCGGTGCATCGATGAGGGCGACGAACAGTTTGTTCATGAGTCCGACGATCGGCGACCCGTGGAATCCGCTTGCCATGCCTCGAGCGTAGCTACGAGTTCACTTCGGCGGGCACCGGTGGTGGCGTGCGCGCACCGCTACGTGCCGCGCCGATCCCGGCAGCCACCACGAGACAGATCCCGATGACTCCTATGCTGGCCGGCACCTGGTGCAGGACTATGAGGCCGACGATCATCGCGAACGCGGGTTCGAGCGCCATCAACGTGCCGAAGGCCGCCGCGGTCAAGCGCCGCAATGCGAGCAGCTCCAGTGCGAACGGCACCACCGGCAGCAGGATCGCCAGGCCGATGCCGATCAGCAGGATCTCGGGAGTCATCCGGTCGAACACGGCGGGGCCGACCGTGATGGTGGCCACCAGCCCGGCGACGGGCATCGACACGGCGAGGCCGTTGATGCCCGCGACCTGATCACCGACGCGCTGGGTGAGCAGGATGTAGGAGCCCCAGCACACGGCAGCGCCCAGGGCGAACAGGACGCCGACCGGATCGATGACGCCAGCCCACGGCTGAGTGAGTAGTACGACACCGACCGCAGCCAGGCCCGGCCAGACGAACCGCTGGGCGCCCTTGCCGTGCGCGACGGCGACGCAGAGCGGTCCGAGGAACTCGATGGCGCTCGCGGTGCCCAAGGGAATCCGGTCCAGCGCCGCCATGAACAGCAGCGTGATCGCGGCGGTGACCACGCCGAGCACGACGCACATCATGAAGCTCGACCGAGTGAACGCCGAGCGCTTTGGTCGCACGATGAGCAGCAGCAGAATCCCGGCCCACGCCAGTCGCAGCCACGCCGCGCCTTCGACGCCGATTCGGTCGATCAACGTCACCGCGATCGCGAGGCCGACCTGAATGCAGAGCATCGAGCCCATCGCCATGAAGGCCCCGGTGCGCGCCTGGTTCGTGGTCACTCCTGCATTGAACGGGACCGCTACCGTTCACGTCCACGTGATTTTCTTGGACATACCGTTCGACAATCGTGAACAATTGCCGGATGGACTCCCGACGGCTCCAGCTCCTGCTTTCGCTCTCGCGCCTGGGCTCGATGCGGGCGGTGGCCGACGCCCACCACATCACGACATCCACGGTGTCCCAGCAGATCGCCGCGCTCGGAAAGGAGGCGGGCGCGCAATTGATCGAAGCCGATGGTCGCCGAGTCCGGCTCACCCCGGCGGGCACGCGCCTGGCCGACCACGCGGTCACGATTCTCGCCGCCATCGACAGTGCGCGTCTGGATCTCGATCCCGACGCCGAACCGTCGGGCACGGTCCGCGTCGGCGGTTTCGCCACCGGCATCCGGGTGTCGTTGCTGCCGATCGTCGCCGATCTCGGCGAACAGCATCCAGACGTCCGCTTGATGATCAGCGAGTACGAGCCCGTCGAGGCCTTCGCGCTGTTGACCAATGATGACCTCGACCTGGCGCTCACCTACGACTACAACCTGGCGCCCGCCTCGCCCAACCAGGTGCTTCAGACCGAGGCGCTCTGGTCGATCACGTGGGGCCTGGCCGTCCCGTCGACCTTTCCCGATGGACCGGCCGACATCGCCACATATGCGGACCAAACCTGGATTGTCAACTCCCGCAATACAGCTGACGAAACCGCCGTTCGGACATTGGCGGCACTCGCTGGATTCGCACCCCGCATTGCGCACGAGATCGACAGCCTGGACCTCGTGGAGGACCTGATCGTCGCCGGCTTCGGTGTGGGACTGTTGCCGATCGAGCGACCGACCAGCAGGGGTGTCAAGGTGCTGCCACTGTCGACGCCCGAAGCCGTGCTCACCGCGTACGCGGTGACCCGCCGCGGCAGAGCCGAGTGGTCGCCGCTGAGGGCGGTTTTGGATCGGATGCGGCCTCCGCCGGGAAACGCGCTGCCCCGTCCGCACTGGCCGCGCCCGGAAGTAGGTGACTAGGGATCAGGCCGCACGCTGTGGCGTTTGCGCGCAGGCACGCGGCATCATCGACCATCGCTATTGCGAAGAAGTTCATTGCCCCAGCGTCAGCGGTTGTGCGGCGCGGTACTGGTCGAGCACATGCGGTGTGGCGTCCGCCGTGTAGGTCGTGGTGATTCCGTACGACCACACCGGCGGTGAATCATTCTGCGAGAGTGTCCATGCGGCCTGTCGGGCGGCGCCGAGCGCGACGTACTCCGCAGGCGTCGGTACATGAACGGGAGCGCCCCAGAGTGCGGGCGCGATATGCCGGACGGCCTCCGACCGCGCTCCCCCGCCCACCAGGATGATCCGATTCACGTCGACCCCGTGCGCGGTGATCCGGTCGATGCAGTAGGCCATCGAACTGAGCAGCCCCTCGACGGCCGCGCGAGCAACATTGGCGGCATTGAGATTTCGAGTGGTCACGCCATGCAGCGCGCCCGCAGCCTCCGGAAGGTTGGGCGAGCGTTCACCATCGAGATACGGAACCAATGTCAGTCCCCCCGCACCGGGCTGTGCCGACATCGCCAACCGGTCCAGCTCGTCGAAGTCCACGCCGAGCATAGTGGCGACGGCGGCGAGCACCGGCGCGCCGTTGAGCGTGCAAACAAGCGGTAACTGCCGTCCAGTGGCGTCCGCGAAACCGGCCACGATGCCCTCGGGGTCGTGTGGCGCAACTTCACCGACCGCGCTCACCACGCCTGACGTACCGAGCGAGACGATGCAGTCACCCGGGCCCGCACCCAGCCCGAGGGCTGCCCCCGCGTTGTCCCCGGCGCCAGGTCCGAGAACCGCACCCGTGGAGGTGGATCCCGCCGCTTGCGAAGAGCCCAGCACGGCGGGAACTGCGGGCCGCCGGCCCCGCATCGCCATCTCGAGCAGGTCGAGTTGATAGGTGTCGGTTTCTGACGAGAAGTAGCCGGTTCCGCTCGCGTCGCTGCGGTCGGTGCGCAGATCGGTGATGTCGTCGGAACCGCTCAGTCGCCACGTCAACCAGTCGTGCGGTAGGCACACCGCTGCCGTCGCATCGGCGTGCGCGGGTTCGTGATCGGCGAGCCAACGCAGTTTGGCCACCGTGATCGCGGCAACGGGAACCACGCCGACGCGCTTTGCCCACTGGGGTGCACCCAACTCGGCCACGAGCGCGTCGGCGGCTGCGCTGGATCGAGTGTCGTTCCACAGCAGCGCATCTCGTACCACTGTGCCCGCGCCGTCGAGACACACCATGCCGTGCTGTTGCGCGCCGACGGAAACCGCCGCCACGTCATCGAGTCCACCCGCGGCGGTGACAGCCGCCTGCAGCGCCGACCACCATTGCTGCGGATCGATCTCGGTGCCGTCCGGGTGCGGCGAGCTCGCCGCGCGTAGGACCGCGCCGGTGTCCGCGTCGCAAACGACGACCTTGCAGGATTGGGTGGATGAGTCGATGCCCGCGACAAGAGCCACGCAGCCGACGCTACGCCGATGAGTTCGGAGCGTGCATCCGGTCTGCCTATACATGCGAAGGCTTGTGATCACCCAGAACATCACCGTGGACGGCGCCGTCGAAATGCTCGGCGATTGGTTCGACCCCCAGGTCGCAGACGAGGATCTGGTCGCCGAATCACATCGACAGGACGCGGAGTCCGATGCATTGCTCCTCGGCCGTCGAACCTTCGAGGACTTCCGTAGCTATTGGCCCAACCAGACCGAGGATCCCACGGGCATCACCGCCTACCTGAACGAGGTGGCCAAGTATGTGGTGTCGTCGACGATGTCGGATCCGGGATGGAAGAACTCGACGGTGCTCACCGGCGATCCCGTCGAGCTGACCAAGAAGCTGAAGTCGCGGCCCGGTAAGGACATCGTGCTGACGGGGAGCATCAGCCTGGCCCATGCGCTCATCGCCGCGCAGCTCGTCGACGAGTACCGGTTGTTCATCTATCCGACGGTGCAGGGCGCCGGACGTCGGCTGTTCGGAGACGGCATCGCGTTCCCGAGGCTGGTGTTGGTCGAACCGCCCAAGGCCTTCACGTCGGGCGTCACCCTGCTGCGCTACGGCGCGACATAACCGCCAATCAGGCTCAGCCCGCCGATCGCGGTGGGACAATGCGATGTGGACATCGAGCATCCTGACGCTCAAGAGCGTTGGGACGACGAGCGCGACGAAACGGAAGCCCAACGGCTGGACCGAAATTGGTCGAGCCTGCTGCAGGAGCTACGCGTCGCGCAGACCGGAGTCCAGCTGCTGACCGGTTTCCTGCTCATCCTGCCGTTCCAGCCACGGTTCGCAGATCTGGACGGCGTCATACGCACGGTTTATCTCGTGACGGTCGGTTGTGGCGCTCCACGGGTTTTCGTGGGTGCCTTTCTGCTGTTCAACGGTAGTTTCTGGTGTGAGAGTGCGGTGTTCGGCGTGTCCGTGAAGAGGTGAGGGACGCGCACGCGGTGGGCCTCTAGATTTCGGGGTTACCACACCAACCGCAACCTCGAGGATCGATCCGCGTGCGCGTCAGTACTGCATTTAACCGTCTGCTGCAGATTCCTGGAACCAGTGTCACCGATGTCGTGATCGGTGACCGAGACGTCGAGCTCACCGTCCGCGTCACAGCCCGTAGATTGCAGTGCCCCTGCGGCAAACGCGTCAAGGGGGCCTACGACCGGCGTCGGCGCCGCTGGCGACATATCGACTTAGCCGCGCATCGTTTGTGGCTGGTCTACGAGATTCGCCGGCTGAATTGCCCCGACTGCGGGGTCCGCACCGAACACGTGCCCTGGGCTCGCCCCGGGGCACGCCACACCCGCGACTTCGAGGACACCGTGCTGTGGCTGGCCGCCCGCACCGACCGCACCACGGTGGCGACCTTACTGCGCTGCGCCTGGGAAACGGTGACCGCGATCATCAACCGCACCGTCGACGAACTGCTCGACCAGCGCCGCCTCGACCAGATCTACCGGATCGGCGTCGACGAGATCTGCTATCGCCACCCCCACAAATATCTGACCATCATCGGCGATCACGCCACCGCCACGGTGATCGACGTGCGACCCGGCAGAGGCGTGGATTCCCTTGCCGCCTTTTACAACACGCTCACACCCGAACAACGCGGCGACGTCGATGCCGTCTCGATGGACGGATCGACCGCGTTCCGCGCCGCCACCGAAACCGCACTGCCCGACGCAGCCATCTGCTACGACACCTTTCACGTCATGCAGTGGACCAACCGGGCACTCGATGAGGTGTTCTCCGCAGCAATGGCCACCAACCGCGCCGACTTCGACATGTCCTCCGGGCAATGGCGACGAGCACGCACGGCACTGCGCACTGGCGCTGAACGCCTCAACCCCGCACGCCACCAGCTGGTCGCGACGATCACCACCCAGAACCGCGACATCGGCACCGCATGGCGGCTCAAAGAACAACTGCGCGAGCTCTTTCGCACCGCTCAACCCGGCCGATCCCCACGACAGCTCCGCCGCTGGATTCGACGTGCCCGCGACAGTGGAGTCCGGCCATTCCAACTCCTCGCCCGCCGCCTCGAGCAGCACTTCGACGGCATCATCAACACCATCAAACTCGGCATCACCAACGCACTCATCGAAGGCATCAACGCCAAGATCCGACTCATCAACGCCCGCGGCTACGGCCACCACTCCGCCGAATCCCTCACCTCGATGATCTACCTCATGCTCGGCGGAATCAGCCCAAAACTGCCCACAACAAGGTGAGGAGCCGCTCGGTTGTTCGATCGGCGCAACAGTGGTGCTAATCGCTCCTGTCAGCATGCATCGGGTGCTGTTCCGGCGGCACCGACTCAAAACTTTGGTGGCGTTTTCTCACAGGTACGCCACGGTCGGGACCATGTTGCTGGGCACCGCCCTCGCCGGTGTCGCCGTGGTCATCTTCGACAGCGTGATCGGCAGGCCGGGCGCCTGGATCGCCGGCGCGTGCACCCTGCTGGCACTCGTCACATTCTGGTATGCGCTGCCGCTGAGAGATCGGAACTCGCGCGATAGGTCGTACTGACGTTTGCGACCCCTGTGGCCGGGGAACACCTGGTCCATGTTGATCCGACGTGTCGCCCGACCGATGTTGTCAGCGGCCTTCATCGCCCGCGGCGTCGATGCCCTTCGAAGCCCCAAGCCCGCCGCCGACGCGGCCCGCCCCACCCTCGAGGGGCTCAGCAAGCTGCCCGACCCTGTCGGCACCAATGTTCCGGCCAATGCCGAGACTGTGGCCCGCGTCAACGCGGCAGTGCAGATCGGCGGCGGCCTGCTACTCGCGAGCGGGAAGATGCCGCGGTTGGCTTCAGCGGCGCTCGCACTCAGTGTGGTGCCGGGAAGCCTTGGCGGACATACCTTCTGGAACGAGACCGATCCGCAGCGAAAAGCCGATGAACGTCGCGCCTTCCTCACCGACATCAGCCTCATCGGTGGCCTGATCATCGCCGCTGTCGACACCGAGGGCAAACCGTCGCTGGGATGGCGCGGACGTCGCGCCGCCCACAAGGTGTCCGACGCGGTCACCGCCGCGCTGCCGGTCGGCGCTGCGACCGGCGGGGCCCTCGCCGATGGCCAGCTCGCCGAGAAAGTCGGTCACGGCCTGCAGGTCGGTGCCGAACGAGGCCGGGAATTCGCGCATGTCGCCCGCGAGCGTGGCGCCGAGCTTGCCGACGTCGCGCGCGAACGGGCTCCCGAGTTCGCGGAACTCGCGCGCAAACGCAGCGCCGAAATCGCCGACGTCGCCCGCGAACGCGGACCGGAGTGGGCCGAGCTGGCGCGCAAACGCAGCGCCGAAATCGCCGACGTCGCCCGCGAACGCGGGTGGGAGTGGGCCGACGTCGCGCGTGAGCGCGGACCCGAACTCGCCGAGACCGCACGTGACCGCGCGACAGATCTCGCCGATACGGCGCGCACGCAGGTCAAGCAGGGACGTAAGCAGGTCAAGCAGGCGCGTAAGCAGATCGAGAAGGAGCGCAAGCGCCTGGGTTCATGATCATCGTGCGCTGAACAGGCGCGTTCCGCCCGTTTCGGCTGTACATTGACTCCACCATCCCCGCGGTTGGATTCGCCTGCCGCGCAGCGGACGCGAGGAGTGCACGATGACAACCCCCGACTACAACCCCCAGCCGGGTCAATACGGTGAGCAAGGCGGCTATCCGGCTGCCGGAGGTCAGCAGCCCGGTGGATTGCTGTGGCGCTGGCTCGCCCGCGTCATCGACGGCATCCTTGTCGCGATTGTCAGCTATGCCCTGATTTTCTTGACGGACACGTTGTCCAATATCTGGGCGACGGGCCTGTTCACCGGCGTGCTGACCTTCGTCTACTTCGTGGCCTTCGAGGTCTCCATCGGATCGACACCCGGCAAGAAACTGCTGGGCCTGAGCGTGCACGGCCCTGCCGGTGCACCCAAGCCGACGCCTGCGCAATCGGCGATCCGCAACTCGTGGACGCTGCTGCCGATCATCCCGTTCGTCGGTGGGCTGCTCGGAGTCGTCGCGATCATCATCATCGCGGTGACCATCAGCGGCAGTCCAACCAAGCAGGGCAAGCACGACGAACTCGCGGGCGGAACTCAGGTCGTCAAAGGCTGACGCCGTCGCGTCAGGTTACGACCCACAGGGCCAGGGCAATCACGAATGCGGTGAGGCCCAGCGTCGTCTCCATCACGGTCCACGTCTTCAGCGTCGTCTTCACGTCCATCCCGAAGAAGCGGCTCACCAGCCAGAAGCCGGAGTCGTTCACGTGCGAGAGCACGGTCGCGCCCGCAGCGATGGCGACCACCAGGAGCGTGAGATGAAAGCTGCTCAGGCTCGCTTCGGCGGCCGCCGCGCCGAGCAGGCCGGCAGTGGTCGTTATCGCGACGGTCGCCGAACCCTGTGCGACGCGAAGCAGCGTGGCGATGATGAAAGCCTGGAGTATCAAGGACATCCCAAGGTTCGACAGTGAACCGCTAAGCGCATCTCCGATGCCGCTCAATCGCAGCACGCCGCCGAACATGCCGCCGGCACCGGTGATCAGAATGACCGTGCAGACCGGCCCCAGGGCGTTGTCGAATATGTCGCTGACGGCGGCCATAGACCGGCCCCGCAATCCCAGTACCAGCGTCGAGACGAGCACCGTGATGAGCAGTGCAACCGACGTGTTCCCAAGCAGCATCAGGTACTGCGCCCAGGCCGCGTCCTCCTCGATGACGCCTGCGGTCGTCAGGGTCTTGAGCACGGTGTTGAACGAGATCAGGAAGAACGGCAGCAGCAATACACCGAGCACGGTGGCGAAGGCCGGAGCCGTGCGAGTCGGTGCCTGCGTCGCTGTGTGTCCGTCTCCGTCGCCGGCAGGTGCGACGCTGCCACCTGATGTATCCCGCTCCGTCACCTCCTCGCGCCCGCCGTTCATCGGACCGAACAATGCCTCGGGGATGTCGACATGTACTCGGCGCCCGATGATTTGCGAGACGAGGTAGGCGCCGATGTACCAGGAGACGATGGCGATGGGAGCGCCGACCAGCAACGTGAGCCCGATGTTGGCTTCGAGTGCCTCTGCGGCCGCGACCGGTCCTGGGTGGGGCGGAACTATCGCGTGCA is part of the Mycolicibacterium tusciae JS617 genome and encodes:
- a CDS encoding RDD family protein — protein: MTTPDYNPQPGQYGEQGGYPAAGGQQPGGLLWRWLARVIDGILVAIVSYALIFLTDTLSNIWATGLFTGVLTFVYFVAFEVSIGSTPGKKLLGLSVHGPAGAPKPTPAQSAIRNSWTLLPIIPFVGGLLGVVAIIIIAVTISGSPTKQGKHDELAGGTQVVKG
- a CDS encoding EamA family transporter, which codes for MTTNQARTGAFMAMGSMLCIQVGLAIAVTLIDRIGVEGAAWLRLAWAGILLLLIVRPKRSAFTRSSFMMCVVLGVVTAAITLLFMAALDRIPLGTASAIEFLGPLCVAVAHGKGAQRFVWPGLAAVGVVLLTQPWAGVIDPVGVLFALGAAVCWGSYILLTQRVGDQVAGINGLAVSMPVAGLVATITVGPAVFDRMTPEILLIGIGLAILLPVVPFALELLALRRLTAAAFGTLMALEPAFAMIVGLIVLHQVPASIGVIGICLVVAAGIGAARSGARTPPPVPAEVNS
- a CDS encoding GntP family permease, giving the protein MEAIEPAYGTVTLLLIAVVAVAVLLFLIMKVKLHAFVALVLVSVLTALAAGIPVGDVPDALSFGFSNTIGSVALLVGFGVMIGRLLEVTGGAQVLADTLIGRFGEKRAPFALGVAALIFGFPIFFDAGLVVFLPIIMTVARRFGGSLLLYAFPAAGAFAAMHAIVPPHPGPVAAAEALEANIGLTLLVGAPIAIVSWYIGAYLVSQIIGRRVHVDIPEALFGPMNGGREEVTERDTSGGSVAPAGDGDGHTATQAPTRTAPAFATVLGVLLLPFFLISFNTVLKTLTTAGVIEEDAAWAQYLMLLGNTSVALLITVLVSTLVLGLRGRSMAAVSDIFDNALGPVCTVILITGAGGMFGGVLRLSGIGDALSGSLSNLGMSLILQAFIIATLLRVAQGSATVAITTTAGLLGAAAAEASLSSFHLTLLVVAIAAGATVLSHVNDSGFWLVSRFFGMDVKTTLKTWTVMETTLGLTAFVIALALWVVT
- a CDS encoding ABC transporter permease; amino-acid sequence: MTIAAMESATSPKPAKTVKGVPRWGDLLLRAAAGLVLLYLFVPIFVIILFSFNKPAGKFNYTWQGFTLDNWADPFKYPPLTEALKLSLNVAAVSTAIALVLGTLVAIALVRQRWRGKTAVDTFIIIPLTAPEVVMGAALLTLFLDLGWAAGYTTILIAHIAFEVSFIAMTVRARVRGFDWTLEDASLDLGASPLRTFVKVTLPLIIPGIVAAAMLSFALSLDDFIITYFVSGSAVTYPLYVNAAVKAAVPPQINVLATAILVISLILLAAGTLLRRKRFEG
- a CDS encoding DUF6328 family protein — its product is MGATVVLIAPVSMHRVLFRRHRLKTLVAFSHRYATVGTMLLGTALAGVAVVIFDSVIGRPGAWIAGACTLLALVTFWYALPLRDRNSRDRSY
- a CDS encoding DoxX family protein, producing MLIRRVARPMLSAAFIARGVDALRSPKPAADAARPTLEGLSKLPDPVGTNVPANAETVARVNAAVQIGGGLLLASGKMPRLASAALALSVVPGSLGGHTFWNETDPQRKADERRAFLTDISLIGGLIIAAVDTEGKPSLGWRGRRAAHKVSDAVTAALPVGAATGGALADGQLAEKVGHGLQVGAERGREFAHVARERGAELADVARERAPEFAELARKRSAEIADVARERGPEWAELARKRSAEIADVARERGWEWADVARERGPELAETARDRATDLADTARTQVKQGRKQVKQARKQIEKERKRLGS
- a CDS encoding ABC transporter permease, yielding MAGVATSSRQRSKIAPYLMVLPALAYLGIFFVVPFFTLARTSLSSSGGSVYLPTLTFSWDFKNYLDAFSHYQDQIIRSFIYALVATLLCVVLAFPLAYVIAFKAGRYKNLILGLVILPFFVTFLIRTIAWKTILADEGLVVSALGAIGMLPEEGRLLSTSWAVIGGLTYNWIIFMILPLYVSLEKIDPRLIEASKDLYSSNVRSFTKVILPLSLPGVLAGSLLTFIPAIGDFINADYLGSPQTTMIGNVIQKQFLVVKDYPAAAALSLMLMLIILGGVLMYTRALGTEDLV
- a CDS encoding ISL3 family transposase, which produces MRVSTAFNRLLQIPGTSVTDVVIGDRDVELTVRVTARRLQCPCGKRVKGAYDRRRRRWRHIDLAAHRLWLVYEIRRLNCPDCGVRTEHVPWARPGARHTRDFEDTVLWLAARTDRTTVATLLRCAWETVTAIINRTVDELLDQRRLDQIYRIGVDEICYRHPHKYLTIIGDHATATVIDVRPGRGVDSLAAFYNTLTPEQRGDVDAVSMDGSTAFRAATETALPDAAICYDTFHVMQWTNRALDEVFSAAMATNRADFDMSSGQWRRARTALRTGAERLNPARHQLVATITTQNRDIGTAWRLKEQLRELFRTAQPGRSPRQLRRWIRRARDSGVRPFQLLARRLEQHFDGIINTIKLGITNALIEGINAKIRLINARGYGHHSAESLTSMIYLMLGGISPKLPTTR
- a CDS encoding xylulokinase encodes the protein MALVAGIDSSTQSCKVVVCDADTGAVLRAASSPHPDGTEIDPQQWWSALQAAVTAAGGLDDVAAVSVGAQQHGMVCLDGAGTVVRDALLWNDTRSSAAADALVAELGAPQWAKRVGVVPVAAITVAKLRWLADHEPAHADATAAVCLPHDWLTWRLSGSDDITDLRTDRSDASGTGYFSSETDTYQLDLLEMAMRGRRPAVPAVLGSSQAAGSTSTGAVLGPGAGDNAGAALGLGAGPGDCIVSLGTSGVVSAVGEVAPHDPEGIVAGFADATGRQLPLVCTLNGAPVLAAVATMLGVDFDELDRLAMSAQPGAGGLTLVPYLDGERSPNLPEAAGALHGVTTRNLNAANVARAAVEGLLSSMAYCIDRITAHGVDVNRIILVGGGARSEAVRHIAPALWGAPVHVPTPAEYVALGAARQAAWTLSQNDSPPVWSYGITTTYTADATPHVLDQYRAAQPLTLGQ
- a CDS encoding LysR family transcriptional regulator, which translates into the protein MDSRRLQLLLSLSRLGSMRAVADAHHITTSTVSQQIAALGKEAGAQLIEADGRRVRLTPAGTRLADHAVTILAAIDSARLDLDPDAEPSGTVRVGGFATGIRVSLLPIVADLGEQHPDVRLMISEYEPVEAFALLTNDDLDLALTYDYNLAPASPNQVLQTEALWSITWGLAVPSTFPDGPADIATYADQTWIVNSRNTADETAVRTLAALAGFAPRIAHEIDSLDLVEDLIVAGFGVGLLPIERPTSRGVKVLPLSTPEAVLTAYAVTRRGRAEWSPLRAVLDRMRPPPGNALPRPHWPRPEVGD
- a CDS encoding dihydrofolate reductase family protein: MRRLVITQNITVDGAVEMLGDWFDPQVADEDLVAESHRQDAESDALLLGRRTFEDFRSYWPNQTEDPTGITAYLNEVAKYVVSSTMSDPGWKNSTVLTGDPVELTKKLKSRPGKDIVLTGSISLAHALIAAQLVDEYRLFIYPTVQGAGRRLFGDGIAFPRLVLVEPPKAFTSGVTLLRYGAT